Proteins from a genomic interval of Euwallacea fornicatus isolate EFF26 chromosome 37, ASM4011564v1, whole genome shotgun sequence:
- the RpL36 gene encoding large ribosomal subunit protein eL36, with translation MAPRYEIAVGLQKGHKTTKILSAKTKGDKVRPARMKGVLTNHTKFVRDLIREVVGHAPYEKRAMELLKVSKDKRALKFLKRRLGTHIRAKRKREELSNILTQMRKAAAAHK, from the exons ATGGCCCCCAGGTACGAGATAGCCGTAGGGCTACAAAAGGGCCACAAAACGACCAAAATTCTTTCGGCAAAAACTAAGGGCGACAAAGTTCGCCCTGCAAGGATGAAAGGCGTCCTAACCAACCACACCAAATTCGTTCGGGACTTGATTAGAGAAGTTGTTGGGCATGCCCCATATGAAAAACGAGCAATGGAGTTGCTTAAG gtctCAAAAGACAAGAGGGCgctgaaatttttgaagaggCGTTTGGGTACACATATCCGTGCCAAGAGGAAGCGTGAGGAGCTGTCCAACATCCTCACCCAAATGAGGAAGGCCGCAGCTGCCCATAAATAG